From Desulfovibrio sp. TomC, a single genomic window includes:
- a CDS encoding efflux RND transporter permease subunit, with amino-acid sequence MTDPQPHGHHGDWLTRITALFVDSKLAPLIILAAVLTGVMAVYATPSEEEPQIVVPMIDVHVSMPGATPKEIENRVIAPMERILWEIAGVEYLYSTAGDGEAMTVVRFAVGADIERSLIAAYAKLYQHLDWIPPGCSRPLLKPRSIDDVPILAVTLWGGPYDSRQLRTMAAAVNDEVRRIPGIGETIVAGGRKRAVMVELDADRLRSRGLDAVDVITALGEQNTASAVGETYQTGTALAVRLDNFFRSQKELSRAVIAVEGGRPVYLGDVATVRDAFDDPDDYVLFVPGPAMATVGDVVRPGEAHPAVTLSIAKRAGENAARLADTALRRIEALRGYILPADVQLTVTRNHGETAKHKVDELLMHLILAAVTVGGVVAVFLGLRASLVVMVAVPVTLAVTLATYWLMGYTLNRVTLFALIFCIGILVDDPIVDVENIVRHLGLPGARQKRLSDVIVAAVGEVRAPLVLATFTVIAAIAPMAYVGGLMGPYMRPMPVGASVAMLLSMLVAFLVTPWTAKRALRPGKTEHAAIPDDVGTRLYLRLMDRLLKRPVWRWGFLGLVAALFAGACALFPAKAVLVKMLPFDNKSEFSVIVDMPRGTTLEQTTAVSRVLADAAIAKANATDAVIYAGTAAPMSFNGLIRHYYLRSGQNEAEISLNLLPKSERSQQSHAIAKAVRETLIPLAARYGARIKVVEAPPGPPVLQTLVAEIYGPTDAGRERLARQVRDTMLTTPDVVDVDWFVDDPRPEKVIRIERDKALAAGIDPDRALRDVAASFSGTVAGLLHDEAAREDAPIVVRLPPRSRPDAGSLDSVAVAGAGGKMVSLAQIAAMTTVTQPGRIYHKNLLPVVYVTGDVAGSEESPIYAIGRVNDALADLGNRGLGVWQEAAKTPLSILWNGTPTQTFDYSLKWDGEWQITYEVFRDMGLAFAVVIVLIYVLVVGWFGSYTIPLAIMAPIPLSLIGIIPAHAVAGAFFTATSMIGFIAGAGIVVRNSIILVDFIELRRAEGVPLAQAVEEAGAVRFRPMLLTAVSVVAGAFVILFDPIFQGLAISLMAGEVAATIFSRMVVPVLYFLDARRSEASVQ; translated from the coding sequence GTGACCGATCCCCAACCCCATGGCCATCACGGCGACTGGCTGACCCGCATAACCGCCCTGTTCGTTGATTCCAAGCTCGCGCCGCTCATTATCCTGGCCGCCGTCCTCACCGGGGTCATGGCCGTTTACGCCACGCCCAGCGAAGAAGAGCCGCAGATCGTCGTGCCCATGATCGACGTCCACGTCTCCATGCCCGGAGCCACGCCCAAGGAGATCGAGAACCGGGTGATCGCGCCCATGGAGCGCATCCTGTGGGAAATCGCCGGGGTGGAATACCTCTATTCCACGGCCGGCGACGGCGAGGCCATGACCGTGGTGCGCTTTGCCGTGGGAGCCGACATCGAGCGCAGCCTGATTGCCGCCTATGCCAAGCTCTACCAGCACCTCGACTGGATTCCGCCCGGATGCAGCCGGCCTCTTTTGAAGCCGCGCTCCATTGACGACGTGCCGATCCTGGCCGTGACCCTGTGGGGCGGCCCCTACGACTCCCGGCAGCTGCGCACCATGGCGGCGGCGGTCAACGACGAGGTGCGCCGCATCCCGGGCATTGGCGAGACCATCGTCGCCGGCGGGCGCAAACGGGCCGTCATGGTGGAACTCGACGCCGACCGTCTGCGCTCCCGGGGCCTGGACGCCGTGGACGTCATAACGGCCCTTGGCGAACAAAACACCGCCAGCGCCGTGGGCGAGACCTACCAGACCGGCACGGCCCTGGCCGTTCGCCTGGACAATTTCTTTCGCAGCCAAAAGGAGCTTTCCCGGGCCGTTATTGCCGTCGAGGGCGGCCGGCCCGTCTATCTCGGCGACGTGGCCACGGTGCGCGACGCCTTTGACGACCCGGACGACTACGTCTTGTTCGTTCCCGGACCGGCCATGGCCACGGTTGGTGACGTCGTGCGCCCGGGCGAGGCCCACCCGGCCGTCACCCTGTCCATTGCCAAGCGGGCCGGAGAAAACGCCGCCAGACTGGCCGACACGGCGCTTAGGCGCATCGAGGCCCTTCGCGGCTACATCCTGCCGGCCGACGTGCAATTGACCGTCACCCGCAACCACGGCGAGACGGCCAAGCACAAGGTCGACGAACTGCTCATGCACCTCATCCTGGCCGCCGTGACCGTCGGCGGCGTGGTGGCCGTATTCCTCGGGCTGCGGGCCAGTCTGGTGGTCATGGTGGCCGTGCCGGTCACCCTGGCTGTGACGCTCGCCACCTACTGGCTCATGGGCTACACGCTTAACCGCGTGACCCTTTTTGCCCTGATCTTTTGCATCGGCATCCTGGTCGACGATCCCATTGTTGACGTGGAAAACATCGTGCGCCACCTGGGCCTGCCCGGGGCGCGGCAAAAACGCCTGTCCGACGTCATTGTCGCGGCCGTTGGCGAAGTGCGCGCCCCGCTGGTCCTGGCCACCTTCACCGTCATCGCCGCCATCGCCCCCATGGCCTATGTCGGGGGCCTCATGGGCCCCTATATGCGGCCCATGCCGGTCGGCGCGTCCGTGGCCATGCTGCTGTCCATGCTGGTGGCCTTTCTGGTCACCCCCTGGACCGCCAAACGCGCCCTTCGGCCAGGGAAAACCGAACACGCCGCCATCCCCGACGACGTCGGCACGCGGCTGTATCTGCGCCTCATGGACCGGCTGCTCAAGCGCCCGGTGTGGCGATGGGGCTTCCTCGGCCTTGTTGCCGCCCTGTTTGCCGGGGCCTGCGCGCTTTTTCCGGCCAAGGCCGTGCTGGTCAAGATGCTCCCCTTTGACAACAAGAGCGAATTTTCCGTCATCGTCGATATGCCGCGCGGCACGACCCTGGAACAGACCACGGCCGTCTCCCGGGTCCTGGCCGACGCGGCCATCGCCAAGGCCAACGCCACCGACGCCGTCATCTACGCCGGCACGGCCGCGCCCATGAGCTTTAACGGCCTGATCCGCCACTACTACCTGCGAAGCGGCCAGAACGAGGCGGAAATCAGCCTCAACCTGCTGCCCAAAAGCGAGCGCAGCCAGCAAAGCCACGCCATTGCCAAGGCCGTGCGCGAGACGCTTATTCCCCTCGCCGCCCGCTACGGGGCCAGGATCAAGGTGGTGGAGGCCCCGCCCGGACCGCCGGTGCTGCAAACGCTCGTGGCCGAGATCTACGGCCCGACCGATGCCGGCCGGGAACGACTGGCCAGGCAAGTGCGCGACACCATGCTGACCACGCCGGACGTGGTGGATGTGGACTGGTTCGTGGACGACCCCCGGCCCGAAAAGGTCATTCGCATCGAACGCGACAAGGCCCTGGCCGCCGGCATCGACCCGGACCGGGCGCTCCGCGACGTGGCCGCGTCCTTTTCCGGCACGGTGGCCGGGCTGCTCCATGACGAAGCCGCCCGGGAAGACGCCCCCATCGTGGTGCGCCTGCCGCCCCGGTCGCGCCCGGACGCCGGCAGCCTGGACTCCGTGGCCGTGGCCGGGGCCGGCGGCAAGATGGTGTCCCTGGCCCAGATCGCGGCCATGACCACGGTTACGCAGCCCGGACGCATCTATCACAAAAACCTGCTGCCCGTGGTCTATGTCACCGGTGATGTGGCCGGCAGCGAGGAAAGCCCGATCTACGCCATCGGCCGGGTCAACGACGCCCTGGCCGACCTGGGAAACCGGGGCCTTGGGGTCTGGCAGGAGGCGGCCAAAACGCCGCTGTCCATTCTCTGGAACGGCACCCCGACCCAGACCTTTGACTACAGCCTCAAATGGGACGGGGAATGGCAGATCACCTACGAGGTGTTCCGGGACATGGGGCTGGCCTTTGCCGTGGTCATCGTGCTTATTTACGTGCTGGTGGTGGGCTGGTTCGGTTCCTACACCATTCCCCTGGCCATCATGGCCCCGATCCCGCTGTCGCTCATCGGCATCATCCCAGCCCATGCCGTGGCCGGGGCGTTTTTCACGGCCACCTCCATGATCGGCTTCATTGCCGGGGCCGGCATTGTGGTGCGAAATTCCATCATCCTGGTGGATTTCATCGAGCTGCGCCGGGCCGAGGGCGTCCCCCTGGCCCAGGCCGTGGAAGAGGCCGGAGCGGTGCGGTTTCGACCCATGCTGCTGACCGCAGTGAGCGTCGTGGCCGGTGCCTTCGTGATCCTGTTTGATCCCATCTTCCAGGGACTGGCCATATCGCTCATGGCCGGGGAAGTGGCCGCCACCATCTTCTCGCGCATGGTGGTGCCGGTGCTCTATTTTCTGGACGCCAGACGCAGCGAAGCCTCAGTCCAATAA
- a CDS encoding efflux RND transporter periplasmic adaptor subunit, with protein MQYILVALCLVAACLTGCSGDKSSQTPAARVVDVPVRAAARTDVVECRSFPAQVESEQSVTLASKISGTVEAVMAREGDRLTTGAAIMRLDDKDLLSQRQGLFAEREQVSRERQALVARAGLAKTTMERIGRLLAQRAVSQEDFDKAKAEYDAVSRQIDAAAAKEQTVVSKLGELTALESYTRITAPFDGILARRYVDQGAYVAAGAPLALIDASAGGFELTAQVDESLLTAVRQGQTIIAGVPSLAPRPFAVTVSAIVGRIDPGNRTFKLKCALPGDVPGATGPPRAGMFGRVFVPARTVAKLLVPAQCLSLRGDLPLVAVADSGGTLRLGVVKTGGSFLAVDFGGATYVTDSEAFDASPEHERYVEIISGVENGDKLACPGTAVLRDGDRLPGAPQ; from the coding sequence ATGCAATACATCCTCGTGGCCCTGTGTCTTGTCGCAGCCTGTCTGACCGGCTGTTCCGGCGATAAATCCTCCCAGACGCCGGCAGCGCGCGTCGTCGATGTGCCGGTGCGCGCCGCCGCTCGAACCGATGTGGTGGAATGCCGGTCGTTTCCGGCCCAGGTGGAGTCGGAACAAAGCGTTACCCTGGCCAGCAAGATTTCCGGCACGGTGGAAGCGGTCATGGCCCGGGAGGGCGACCGTCTGACCACCGGCGCGGCCATCATGCGCCTGGACGACAAGGATCTCCTCAGCCAGCGCCAGGGGCTTTTCGCCGAGCGCGAGCAGGTTTCCCGGGAACGCCAGGCGCTCGTGGCCCGGGCCGGGCTGGCCAAGACCACCATGGAGCGCATCGGCCGGCTGCTGGCCCAGCGGGCGGTCAGCCAGGAGGATTTCGACAAGGCCAAGGCCGAGTACGACGCCGTGTCCCGCCAGATCGACGCGGCCGCGGCCAAGGAACAGACCGTGGTCTCCAAACTGGGCGAACTGACCGCCCTGGAGAGTTATACCCGCATCACCGCCCCCTTCGACGGCATCCTGGCCCGGCGCTATGTGGACCAGGGGGCCTATGTCGCCGCCGGCGCGCCGCTGGCCCTCATCGACGCCTCCGCCGGCGGCTTTGAGCTGACCGCCCAGGTGGACGAATCCCTGCTGACGGCCGTGCGCCAGGGCCAGACCATCATCGCCGGCGTGCCCTCCCTGGCCCCGCGCCCCTTTGCCGTCACCGTCTCGGCCATCGTCGGCCGGATCGATCCGGGCAACCGCACCTTCAAGCTCAAATGCGCCCTGCCAGGCGATGTGCCCGGGGCCACAGGCCCCCCCCGGGCCGGGATGTTCGGCCGGGTGTTCGTGCCGGCCCGCACCGTGGCCAAGCTCCTCGTGCCGGCCCAGTGTTTAAGCCTTCGCGGCGACCTGCCCCTGGTGGCCGTGGCCGACTCCGGCGGGACCCTGCGCCTGGGCGTGGTCAAAACCGGCGGCTCCTTCCTGGCCGTGGACTTCGGCGGGGCCACCTACGTCACCGACTCCGAAGCCTTTGACGCCAGCCCCGAACACGAACGCTACGTGGAAATCATAAGCGGGGTGGAAAACGGCGACAAACTGGCCTGCCCGGGAACCGCCGTCCTTCGCGACGGCGACCGTCTCCCCGGAGCGCCCCAGTGA
- a CDS encoding histidine phosphatase family protein, whose product MSTLFLLRHGAILQQEPRRFIGQTDHPLTEAGRRQAALWSEVLSDVPFAAAVSSDLCRCRETAAIVLGGRDLAVRPEPRLREIALGAFEGLTVDEVRQRYPGAYERRGCDIAGFCPQGGESFAAVQSRAVAVLTELQPLCGNVLVVAHGGVNRTILCHALGIDLSRLFRLGQDYCRLNLLDLGPDCWRVDGLNLAPIAPWRFPGP is encoded by the coding sequence ATGAGCACGCTGTTTCTCCTGCGCCACGGGGCCATCCTCCAGCAGGAACCCCGCCGGTTCATCGGCCAGACCGACCATCCCCTGACCGAGGCCGGCCGCCGGCAGGCCGCCCTGTGGAGCGAGGTGCTCTCCGACGTGCCCTTTGCCGCCGCCGTGTCCTCGGATCTGTGCCGCTGCCGCGAGACCGCCGCGATCGTCCTTGGCGGACGCGATCTGGCCGTGCGCCCGGAACCGCGCCTGCGCGAAATTGCCCTGGGGGCCTTCGAGGGCCTGACCGTGGACGAGGTCCGGCAACGCTACCCCGGGGCCTACGAACGCCGGGGCTGCGACATTGCCGGCTTTTGCCCCCAGGGCGGCGAAAGCTTTGCCGCCGTCCAGAGCCGGGCTGTGGCCGTCCTGACCGAACTGCAGCCGCTTTGCGGCAACGTGCTGGTGGTGGCCCATGGCGGGGTCAACCGGACCATCCTGTGCCATGCCCTTGGCATTGACCTGTCCCGGCTGTTCCGCCTGGGCCAGGACTACTGCCGCTTAAACCTGCTCGATCTCGGCCCGGACTGCTGGCGGGTGGACGGCCTCAATCTGGCCCCGATCGCGCCCTGGCGCTTTCCCGGCCCGTAA
- a CDS encoding DVU_1551 family NTP transferase codes for MPRPPDALRPAVCAVILAGGLSSRMAGPLKPLLPLAGATPLARLADTFRQAGVEHILVAGGHRGDEVAAEAARIGLRFVNNPYYQRGMFSTVTAALAAVAAQWPHCRRLLLTPADVPLFRPATVARLLNRAEAASAPPVLYPAFAGQRGHPPCLDAGLIPAILAYDGGGGLRAALAPYPFEELPVPDGLTLADMDTPEDYAALTVLANRLESPTPAEAEALLAIQAVPPQGLGHARGVAAVAVALARSLNAAGAALDLELIEAAALLHDVAKGRPRHEAEGGRLLESLGFSRAAAIVAAHRDIALPPQAPITEAEIVYLADKFVHGSRLVSVPERFGQKLALFAHDPEAVAAITRRRANALTVLARVEKALAHPLADVLAQTGLPWEDQS; via the coding sequence ATGCCACGACCACCCGACGCCCTCCGTCCCGCTGTCTGCGCCGTCATCCTGGCCGGCGGCCTGTCCTCGCGCATGGCCGGACCGCTCAAACCGCTGCTCCCCCTGGCCGGGGCCACCCCCCTGGCCCGGCTGGCCGACACCTTTCGCCAGGCCGGCGTCGAACACATCCTCGTGGCCGGCGGACACCGGGGCGACGAAGTCGCCGCCGAAGCCGCCCGCATCGGCCTGCGCTTCGTCAACAATCCGTACTACCAGCGCGGCATGTTCTCGACGGTCACGGCCGCCCTGGCGGCTGTGGCCGCACAGTGGCCGCACTGCCGCCGCCTGCTCCTGACCCCGGCCGATGTGCCGCTTTTCCGCCCGGCAACCGTGGCCCGGCTGCTTAACCGGGCCGAGGCAGCAAGCGCCCCGCCCGTCCTCTACCCGGCCTTTGCCGGCCAGCGCGGCCACCCGCCCTGCCTGGACGCCGGCCTCATCCCGGCCATCCTGGCCTACGACGGCGGCGGCGGCCTGCGCGCCGCCCTGGCCCCGTATCCCTTCGAGGAACTCCCTGTGCCCGACGGCCTGACCCTGGCCGACATGGACACCCCGGAGGACTACGCCGCCCTGACCGTCCTGGCCAACCGTCTGGAGAGCCCCACTCCGGCCGAGGCCGAGGCCCTGCTGGCCATCCAGGCCGTGCCGCCCCAGGGGCTGGGCCATGCCCGGGGCGTGGCCGCCGTGGCCGTGGCGCTGGCGAGGTCGCTCAATGCCGCCGGGGCCGCCCTTGACCTCGAACTGATCGAAGCCGCCGCCCTGCTCCACGACGTGGCCAAGGGCCGGCCCCGCCATGAGGCCGAAGGCGGCCGGCTCCTTGAGAGCCTGGGCTTTTCCCGGGCCGCAGCCATTGTCGCCGCCCACCGCGACATCGCCCTGCCGCCGCAGGCCCCCATCACCGAAGCCGAAATCGTCTATCTGGCCGACAAGTTCGTGCACGGCAGCCGGCTGGTGTCCGTGCCGGAACGCTTCGGCCAGAAACTGGCGCTGTTTGCCCACGACCCGGAAGCCGTTGCCGCCATCACCCGCCGCCGGGCCAACGCCCTGACCGTGTTGGCCCGGGTGGAAAAGGCCCTGGCCCATCCCCTGGCCGACGTCCTGGCCCAAACCGGCCTGCCCTGGGAGGATCAATCATGA